A genomic region of Botrytis cinerea B05.10 chromosome 9, complete sequence contains the following coding sequences:
- the Bcmep2 gene encoding Bcmep2: MSAPVFNSSIPNGGNPELVDVNAQYSGFEFHYTYIAFCGFIVWLIIPGIGLLYSGLARRKSALTLLFQSLLVAAVTTFQWMFWGYSLAYSRTAGPFIGDMANFGLKNVMAAPSPGSAVIPEIVFCLYQLLFCACTVQIVVGGAFERGRIIPSLVFGFWWATIVYCPIACWTWNSNGWLYNLPSLDFAGGGPVHIASGWSALAYALVLGKRKHTGEKSHGRPHNTTLVFLGTVLIWFGWFGFNGGSALNASVRAMLAGFNTNTAACTGMLGWVLVDYVKHGGRFSLVGACEGAIAGLVGITPAAGYVSVWLAAVIGFITAVVCALLQNVNEWLHIDEGMDVFKLHGIGGMVGSFLTGIFATSSISMLDGVTSASGGIDGNGIQVGKQFAEITAISAYSFLVSCALLYILKFIPGMHLRVTEEAEIQGLDMDQFFDEQIGDWAIFEELDQRKMLLEASSPGTPQVQEVQDQIEQTKKV, encoded by the exons ATGAGTGCTCCCGTCTTCAACTCCTCCATCCCCAATGGCGGAAATCCTGAACTCGTAGACGTCAACGCTCAATATTCCGGTTTCGAATTCCACTACACGTATATAGCTTTCTGCGGCTTCATCGTCTGGCTCATCATTCCAGGCATCGGACTCCTCTACAGCGGACTCGCACGGCGAAAATCGGCTCTTACCTTGTTGTTTCAATCGCTTCTCGTAGCGGCAGTGACGACTTTCCAATGGATGTTCTGGGGATACTCACTTGCGTATTCGCGTACAGCTGGACCTTTCATTGGCGATATGGCGAACTTCGGACTCAAGAATGTGATGGCTGCTCCGTCCCCAGGTAGTGCAGTGATTCCAGAGATTGTGTTTTGTTTGTATCAGCTACTTTTCTGCGCGTGTACAGTGCAAATTGTAGTTGGTGGTGCTTtcgagagaggaagaattaTACCGAGTTTGGTATTCGGGTTTTGGTGGGCAACAATCGTTTATTGTCCTATTGCTTGTTGGACCTGGAACTCTAATGGTTGGTTGTATAAT ctcCCTTCATTGGATTTTGCTGGTGGTGGACCAGTCCATATCGCATCCGGCTGGTCTGCATTGGCGTATGCTCTTGTACTAGGAAAGCGCAAGCACACCGGCGAAAAGTCTCATGGAAGACCACATAATACTACTCTCGTATTCCTAGGTACAGTCCTAATTTGGTTTGGATGGTTTGGATTCAATGGAGGCAGTGCTCTAAATGCTTCCGTCAGAGCGATGCTTGCTGGATTCAATACCAATACTGCCGCATGCACCGGAATGCTTGGATGGGTGCTTGTCGATTATGTCAAACACGGTGGCCGATTTAGTCTTGTGGGGGCCTGTGAAGGGGCTATTGCCGGACTTGTGGGAATCACTCCTGCTGCGGGATATGTTTCCGTTTGGCTGGCCGCAGTTATCGGATTCATAACTGCAGTAGTTTGCGCATTATTACAGAACGTAAATGAATGGCTTCATATCGATGAAGGAATGGACGTCTTTAAGCTCCATGGTATCGGTGGGATGGTAGGAAGTTTTTTGACTGGAATATTTGCAACATCCTCTA TCAGTATGCTCGATGGAGTAACTTCAGCCTCGGGTGGTATTGATGGTAACGGAATTCAAGTGGGTAAACAGTTTGCAGAAATCACCGCGATATCAGCTTACTCATTCCTCGTATCTTGCGCTCTCCTCTATATCCTGAAATTCATTCCAGGAATGCACTTGCGGGTAACAGAGGAGGCTGAGATTCAAGGCTTGGATATGGATCAATTCTTCGATGAGCAAATTGGTGACTGGgcaatatttgaagaattggatCAACGAAAAATGTTGTTAGAGGCAAGCTCGCCTGGAACACCACAAGTACAAGAGGTACAAGACCAGATAGAGCAAACCAAGAAGGTGTAG
- the Bcmep2 gene encoding Bcmep2: MSAPVFNSSIPNGGNPELVDVNAQYSGFEFHYTYIAFCGFIVWLIIPGIGLLYSGLARRKSALTLLFQSLLVAAVTTFQWMFWGYSLAYSRTAGPFIGDMANFGLKNVMAAPSPGSAVIPEIVFCLYQLLFCACTVQIVVGGAFERGRIIPSLVFGFWWATIVYCPIACWTWNSNGWLYNLPSLDFAGGGPVHIASGWSALAYALVLGKRKHTGEKSHGRPHNTTLVFLGTVLIWFGWFGFNGGSALNASVRAMLAGFNTNTAACTGMLGWVLVDYVKHGGRFSLVGACEGAIAGLVGITPAAGYVSVWLAAVIGFITAVVCALLQNVNEWLHIDEGMDVFKLHGIGGMVGSFLTGIFATSSSMYLYL, encoded by the exons ATGAGTGCTCCCGTCTTCAACTCCTCCATCCCCAATGGCGGAAATCCTGAACTCGTAGACGTCAACGCTCAATATTCCGGTTTCGAATTCCACTACACGTATATAGCTTTCTGCGGCTTCATCGTCTGGCTCATCATTCCAGGCATCGGACTCCTCTACAGCGGACTCGCACGGCGAAAATCGGCTCTTACCTTGTTGTTTCAATCGCTTCTCGTAGCGGCAGTGACGACTTTCCAATGGATGTTCTGGGGATACTCACTTGCGTATTCGCGTACAGCTGGACCTTTCATTGGCGATATGGCGAACTTCGGACTCAAGAATGTGATGGCTGCTCCGTCCCCAGGTAGTGCAGTGATTCCAGAGATTGTGTTTTGTTTGTATCAGCTACTTTTCTGCGCGTGTACAGTGCAAATTGTAGTTGGTGGTGCTTtcgagagaggaagaattaTACCGAGTTTGGTATTCGGGTTTTGGTGGGCAACAATCGTTTATTGTCCTATTGCTTGTTGGACCTGGAACTCTAATGGTTGGTTGTATAAT ctcCCTTCATTGGATTTTGCTGGTGGTGGACCAGTCCATATCGCATCCGGCTGGTCTGCATTGGCGTATGCTCTTGTACTAGGAAAGCGCAAGCACACCGGCGAAAAGTCTCATGGAAGACCACATAATACTACTCTCGTATTCCTAGGTACAGTCCTAATTTGGTTTGGATGGTTTGGATTCAATGGAGGCAGTGCTCTAAATGCTTCCGTCAGAGCGATGCTTGCTGGATTCAATACCAATACTGCCGCATGCACCGGAATGCTTGGATGGGTGCTTGTCGATTATGTCAAACACGGTGGCCGATTTAGTCTTGTGGGGGCCTGTGAAGGGGCTATTGCCGGACTTGTGGGAATCACTCCTGCTGCGGGATATGTTTCCGTTTGGCTGGCCGCAGTTATCGGATTCATAACTGCAGTAGTTTGCGCATTATTACAGAACGTAAATGAATGGCTTCATATCGATGAAGGAATGGACGTCTTTAAGCTCCATGGTATCGGTGGGATGGTAGGAAGTTTTTTGACTGGAATATTTGCAACATCCTCTAGTATGTATCTTTATCTTTGA